The Phycisphaeraceae bacterium genome window below encodes:
- a CDS encoding ligase-associated DNA damage response exonuclease, translating to MPGVKRDDLVVRDGSGLTCAAGGLTIDPWRGVETAVITHGHSDHARRGSGLYIATEASAPILRHRLGREIRLRTVDYGEPIDFGPVRVSLHPAGHLLGSAQVRVEHRDEVWVVTGDYKRDPDPTCAPFEVVTCDVLISECTFGLPIYRWPDARLEFDEVNAWWRACREMGRTAVLSVYSLGKAQRVLASVDACIGPIGVHGAVDPLCRVYREAGVKLPEWVKVSPDSAKQLKGCGLVLAPPSALGTAWVKRLAPVSAAAASGWMRVRGRRRREGLDRGFVISDHADWPGLLRTFEETGARRIGLTHGSTGSLERYLRGIGKEAFSIDTRYVGEGGDEIEAKGEGGLNEVVS from the coding sequence GTGCCTGGTGTGAAGCGAGATGATCTGGTCGTGCGGGACGGGAGCGGGCTGACGTGCGCTGCGGGTGGTCTCACGATAGATCCGTGGCGCGGGGTGGAGACAGCGGTTATCACGCACGGGCACAGCGATCACGCTCGTCGCGGGTCGGGGCTATATATCGCGACCGAGGCGTCAGCGCCGATCCTGCGGCACCGACTCGGGCGCGAGATCAGGCTACGAACGGTGGACTATGGCGAGCCGATTGATTTTGGGCCTGTACGGGTTTCGCTGCATCCGGCGGGGCATTTGCTGGGGTCAGCCCAGGTGCGGGTCGAGCATCGTGATGAGGTGTGGGTGGTGACGGGAGATTACAAGCGTGATCCTGATCCGACGTGCGCGCCGTTTGAGGTCGTGACTTGTGACGTGTTGATCTCCGAGTGCACCTTTGGGTTGCCGATCTACCGGTGGCCTGATGCTCGGCTTGAGTTTGATGAGGTCAATGCGTGGTGGCGAGCCTGTCGAGAGATGGGGCGGACGGCGGTGTTGTCGGTTTACTCGCTGGGTAAGGCGCAGCGGGTGCTGGCGTCGGTGGACGCGTGCATCGGTCCGATTGGTGTGCATGGGGCGGTTGATCCGTTGTGTCGTGTGTATCGGGAAGCTGGCGTGAAGCTGCCTGAGTGGGTGAAGGTGAGTCCGGACAGTGCGAAGCAACTCAAGGGGTGTGGGTTGGTGCTAGCCCCGCCTTCGGCTCTGGGCACGGCTTGGGTCAAGCGGTTGGCACCTGTTTCGGCGGCGGCTGCTTCGGGGTGGATGCGGGTGCGTGGTCGTCGGCGTCGAGAGGGGCTGGACCGCGGGTTTGTGATCTCGGATCACGCTGACTGGCCGGGTTTGCTCAGGACTTTCGAGGAGACCGGTGCGCGGCGGATCGGTCTCACGCATGGATCGACAGGCTCGCTGGAGCGCTATCTTCGGGGGATCGGGAAGGAGGCTTTTTCGATCGATACTCGGTATGTCGGGGAGGGCGGGGATGAGATCGAAGCCAAGGGCGAAGGTGGTTTGAATGAGGTGGTGTCGTGA
- a CDS encoding zinc transporter ZntB — MTVLATGLLHAQTLDGRGGLCEVTAPALDAWTPANGPLWAHFDRRAEDAVTWMSHSSGLDPIIVEALLAEDTRPRVISTPTGAAVILRGVNLNPGAQPDDMISLRMWIDPDRILTMRFPKLAAVNDVRNRLLEGIGPTSNAGVLAALAIGLAQRMGPVVSNVRDLLDDFEERALDGEIESVLKDLGPVRRQTITLKRYLAPQQESLETLIEAPYPWLNDDIRLRLNEALDLTTRFLEDLETLRERCIYIQEEAMALQAQRLNATMYLLSIVSAVFLPLSFLTGILGMNVAGMPGTVTEWAFLAVVGLMVALAVAELLLLRLWGVIAFRPKT, encoded by the coding sequence ATGACCGTACTAGCCACCGGACTACTCCACGCCCAGACCCTCGACGGACGAGGCGGGCTCTGCGAAGTCACCGCCCCCGCCCTCGACGCATGGACACCCGCCAACGGGCCACTCTGGGCCCACTTCGACCGCAGAGCCGAAGACGCCGTGACGTGGATGAGCCACAGCAGCGGGCTCGACCCCATCATCGTCGAAGCCCTCCTCGCCGAAGACACCCGACCACGCGTCATCAGCACACCCACGGGAGCCGCCGTCATCCTCCGAGGCGTCAACCTCAACCCCGGTGCCCAACCCGATGACATGATCTCACTCCGTATGTGGATCGACCCCGACCGCATCCTCACCATGCGTTTCCCCAAACTCGCCGCCGTCAACGATGTCCGCAATCGACTCCTCGAAGGGATCGGCCCAACCTCCAACGCCGGTGTCCTCGCCGCTCTTGCGATCGGCCTCGCCCAACGCATGGGACCGGTCGTCAGCAACGTCCGTGACCTCCTCGATGACTTCGAGGAACGCGCCCTCGATGGCGAGATCGAGAGCGTCCTCAAAGACCTCGGACCCGTGCGACGCCAGACCATCACCCTCAAACGCTACCTGGCGCCCCAACAAGAATCGCTCGAAACACTGATCGAAGCCCCCTACCCCTGGCTCAACGACGACATCCGCCTCCGCCTCAATGAGGCCCTCGACCTCACCACCCGATTCCTCGAGGACCTCGAAACACTCCGTGAACGCTGCATCTACATCCAGGAAGAGGCCATGGCCCTCCAAGCCCAGCGGCTCAACGCCACCATGTACCTTCTCTCCATCGTCTCTGCCGTCTTCCTGCCCCTGAGCTTCCTCACAGGCATCCTCGGCATGAACGTCGCCGGCATGCCCGGCACCGTCACCGAATGGGCCTTCCTGGCCGTCGTCGGCCTCATGGTCGCCCTCGCCGTCGCCGAACTCCTGCTGCTCCGACTCTGGGGCGTCATCGCATTTCGTCCCAAGACATAA
- the katG gene encoding catalase/peroxidase HPI, with protein MSSTSQCPVMSIIHQHTAAGAFSNADWWPNQLNLQILHQHSPLSNPMDKDFDYAKEFQSLDLDALKKDIMTLMTTSQDWWPADYGHYGPFFIRMAWHSAGTYRVADGRGGAGSGTLRFAPLNSWPDNVNLDKARRLLWPIKQKYGRKISWADLMILTGNCAIESMGLKTFGFAGGREDLWEPEGDTYWGPESEWLGDERYTGERDLQNPLGAVQMGLIYVNPEGPNGTPDPLASAKDIRETFARMAMNDEETVALIAGGHTFGKAHGAADPGQYIGAEPEAAGLEEQGLGWKNSFGTGNAADTITSGLEGAWTTNPAQWDNNYFDNLFGYEWEQVKSPAGATQWAPKSGAGANTVPDAHDPAKKHAPMMFTTDIALKVDPIYAPISKRFHEQPDQFAQAFAKAWYKLTHRDMGPPSRCLGPWVPSPQLWQDPIPELDHDLINQQDIEDLKTKLMASGLSIAQLITTAWASAATFRHTDKRGGANGARIRLAPQKDWEVNQPDELAKALQKIEEIQKSFNAAQSGNKKVSIADLIVLGGCAAIEAAAKAAGHEAKVPFSPGRTDATQDQTDVDSFAVLEPTTDGFRNHLGKDNSTPAEQHLLDRAHLLSLTAPEMTVLVGGLRALNANAAQSKLGVFTNRPETLTNDFFINLLDNDTKWEKSTKCDHFFEGTDRKTGEMKWMGTAVDLVFGSNSQLRAIAEVYGCQDSQQPFIRDFIAAWNKVMNLDRFDLK; from the coding sequence ATGTCATCCACAAGTCAGTGCCCGGTAATGAGCATAATTCACCAACACACCGCCGCTGGAGCGTTCTCAAACGCTGATTGGTGGCCCAATCAGCTCAACCTCCAGATCCTCCACCAGCACTCCCCGCTGTCCAACCCCATGGACAAGGACTTCGACTACGCTAAGGAGTTCCAGAGCCTTGACCTTGATGCCCTCAAGAAGGACATCATGACACTGATGACCACGTCCCAGGACTGGTGGCCCGCCGACTACGGCCACTACGGCCCCTTCTTCATCCGCATGGCCTGGCACAGCGCTGGCACCTACCGCGTCGCCGACGGCCGTGGCGGAGCCGGCTCCGGTACCCTCCGATTCGCCCCCCTCAACAGTTGGCCTGACAACGTCAACCTCGATAAAGCCCGACGCCTGCTCTGGCCCATCAAGCAGAAGTACGGCCGCAAAATCTCCTGGGCCGACCTCATGATCCTCACCGGCAACTGTGCCATCGAGTCCATGGGACTCAAGACGTTCGGCTTCGCCGGCGGGCGCGAGGACCTCTGGGAACCCGAAGGCGACACCTACTGGGGCCCCGAGAGCGAGTGGCTTGGCGATGAACGCTACACCGGCGAACGAGACCTCCAGAATCCCCTCGGTGCCGTCCAGATGGGCCTGATCTACGTCAACCCCGAAGGCCCCAACGGCACCCCCGACCCGCTCGCCTCCGCCAAAGACATCCGCGAAACCTTTGCTCGCATGGCGATGAACGATGAGGAAACCGTCGCCCTCATCGCCGGCGGACACACCTTCGGCAAAGCCCACGGAGCAGCCGACCCGGGCCAATATATCGGGGCAGAACCCGAAGCCGCCGGACTCGAAGAGCAAGGTCTCGGCTGGAAAAACTCCTTCGGCACCGGCAACGCCGCAGACACGATCACCAGCGGACTCGAAGGTGCATGGACCACCAACCCCGCCCAATGGGACAACAACTACTTCGACAACCTCTTCGGCTACGAATGGGAGCAAGTCAAAAGCCCCGCAGGCGCAACCCAATGGGCGCCCAAAAGCGGGGCCGGAGCCAACACCGTCCCCGATGCCCACGACCCCGCCAAAAAACACGCCCCCATGATGTTCACCACCGACATCGCACTCAAAGTGGACCCGATCTACGCACCCATCTCCAAACGCTTCCACGAGCAACCGGACCAGTTCGCACAAGCCTTCGCCAAGGCCTGGTACAAGCTCACCCACCGCGACATGGGCCCGCCTTCACGATGCCTCGGCCCTTGGGTTCCATCCCCGCAGCTCTGGCAGGACCCCATCCCCGAACTCGATCACGACCTGATCAACCAACAGGACATCGAAGACCTCAAAACTAAACTCATGGCTTCTGGCTTGTCGATCGCTCAGCTGATCACAACCGCATGGGCATCCGCAGCCACCTTCCGCCACACCGACAAGCGAGGCGGGGCCAATGGCGCACGAATCCGCCTGGCCCCACAAAAAGACTGGGAAGTCAACCAGCCAGATGAGTTGGCCAAGGCGCTCCAGAAGATCGAGGAAATCCAAAAGAGCTTCAACGCCGCCCAATCCGGCAACAAGAAAGTCTCGATAGCCGATCTGATCGTCCTGGGCGGATGTGCCGCCATCGAAGCCGCCGCCAAGGCCGCAGGTCACGAAGCTAAGGTTCCCTTCTCGCCCGGACGAACCGACGCAACCCAGGACCAAACCGATGTCGACTCCTTCGCTGTCTTGGAGCCGACCACCGATGGCTTCCGCAACCACCTCGGCAAAGACAACAGCACCCCCGCAGAACAACACCTGCTGGATCGTGCCCACCTGCTGTCACTGACTGCCCCGGAAATGACCGTTCTCGTCGGCGGGTTGCGCGCCCTCAACGCCAACGCCGCTCAATCCAAGCTCGGCGTCTTCACCAACCGACCCGAAACCCTCACCAACGACTTCTTCATCAACCTGCTCGACAACGACACGAAGTGGGAAAAATCCACTAAATGCGATCACTTCTTCGAGGGAACCGATCGCAAGACCGGCGAGATGAAATGGATGGGAACCGCCGTCGATCTGGTGTTCGGCTCCAACTCACAGCTCCGAGCCATCGCCGAAGTCTACGGATGCCAGGATTCGCAGCAGCCCTTCATCCGCGACTTCATCGCCGCCTGGAACAAAGTCATGAATCTGGACCGCTTCGACCTTAAGTAG
- the fbaA gene encoding class II fructose-bisphosphate aldolase, which translates to MPVADYATYCKMLENAYDNHFAYPAINVTSEITANAALRAFADLKSDGIIQVSTGGGKFASGTAIGDMVLGAISIAEHIHRAAAKLDINVAIHTDHCPPKNVDDFMIPLIEESERRVAEGRLPLYQSHMLDASGLPLEENMALSVPIFKRMAKIGQMIEVEAGVVGGEEDGASGSEDTPADKLYTTPEDMCYVYEKMGEVDGKYMFAATFGNVHGAYKPGAVKLRPDLLKKGQDAIKAKFGADAKFWLVFHGGSGSAKSEIHETLNYGVVKMNVDTDCQYAFTRAVADHIIKNYDAVLKIDGEVGNKKFYDPRSYLKAGEVAMANRVKEACEDLKAVGRTLKAEAAAI; encoded by the coding sequence ATGCCCGTGGCTGATTACGCGACCTATTGCAAGATGCTCGAGAATGCCTACGACAACCACTTCGCCTATCCGGCGATCAATGTGACGAGTGAGATCACGGCGAACGCGGCGCTGCGAGCGTTTGCTGACCTGAAGTCGGATGGGATCATCCAGGTCTCGACCGGTGGCGGTAAGTTTGCATCGGGTACGGCGATTGGTGACATGGTTCTGGGGGCGATTTCGATCGCGGAACATATTCATCGAGCCGCGGCGAAGCTGGATATCAATGTGGCGATCCACACGGACCACTGCCCGCCTAAGAACGTGGACGATTTCATGATCCCGTTGATTGAGGAGAGCGAGCGGCGTGTGGCGGAGGGCAGGTTGCCGCTTTATCAGAGCCACATGCTGGATGCGTCGGGTTTGCCGCTTGAGGAGAACATGGCGTTGTCGGTGCCGATCTTCAAGCGGATGGCGAAGATCGGACAGATGATTGAGGTGGAGGCTGGGGTTGTGGGTGGTGAGGAGGATGGCGCATCGGGTAGTGAGGATACGCCTGCGGACAAGCTGTACACGACGCCTGAGGACATGTGCTACGTCTATGAGAAGATGGGCGAGGTCGATGGCAAGTACATGTTTGCGGCGACGTTCGGGAACGTGCATGGCGCGTACAAGCCGGGTGCGGTGAAGCTGCGGCCGGACCTCCTCAAGAAGGGTCAGGACGCGATCAAGGCGAAGTTTGGAGCTGATGCGAAGTTCTGGCTGGTGTTCCACGGCGGGTCGGGTTCGGCGAAGAGTGAGATCCATGAGACGCTGAACTATGGCGTGGTCAAGATGAACGTGGATACGGATTGCCAGTACGCCTTCACACGAGCGGTGGCTGATCACATCATCAAGAACTACGACGCGGTGCTGAAGATCGACGGCGAGGTTGGGAACAAGAAGTTCTACGACCCCCGGAGCTATCTCAAGGCCGGTGAGGTGGCGATGGCCAATCGTGTGAAGGAGGCGTGTGAGGATTTGAAGGCGGTGGGGCGCACGCTGAAGGCCGAAGCGGCCGCGATCTGA
- the argJ gene encoding bifunctional glutamate N-acetyltransferase/amino-acid acetyltransferase ArgJ: MPKHSSPSRPAHIPKPSLSVPRGFRFAGVTAGIKPSGKPDLALIVSDRPAAAAGVFTKNRFCGAPVTVTKKHIRSGSARAIIINSGNANVATGDQGLADAKAMAARVAQQLDCRQTDVLVASTGVIGHPLPMDKITAGIDHACSKLLAGSAAAKRAAEGILTTDTRIKTAATSADAINRKLGLTIDSDRFTLAGIVKGSAMVAPNMATMLGFLMTDAAIDPKLLQALLTEAIDQTFNRISVDSDTSTSDMVLILANGASGMDTIRNRASTGYTEFREALISTCNSLCHQMLWDAEGVTRVFQVIIEGAKSTAEADLIGRTIVDSPLVKAAVHGGDANWGRLAMAIGKSGAAIKQEQVSITIVAPSGPINLLTNGQPNELNAAQRKRIDKLMLKPEITFHISLTRGKASATWRGTDLSAEYVRLNADYTT, encoded by the coding sequence ATGCCCAAGCACTCCAGCCCATCACGACCCGCCCATATCCCCAAGCCAAGCCTCTCGGTCCCCCGGGGCTTCCGCTTCGCTGGCGTCACCGCCGGCATCAAACCCTCCGGCAAGCCCGACCTCGCCCTCATCGTCTCCGACCGCCCCGCCGCGGCCGCCGGCGTCTTCACCAAAAACCGCTTCTGCGGTGCCCCCGTCACCGTCACCAAAAAACACATTCGCTCCGGCTCAGCCCGAGCCATCATTATCAACTCGGGCAACGCCAACGTCGCCACCGGCGATCAGGGACTTGCCGATGCCAAGGCCATGGCTGCACGAGTCGCCCAACAACTCGACTGCAGACAAACCGATGTACTGGTTGCCTCCACAGGTGTGATCGGCCACCCACTCCCCATGGACAAAATCACCGCTGGCATAGACCACGCCTGTTCCAAACTCCTCGCAGGGAGCGCCGCCGCCAAACGCGCTGCCGAAGGCATCCTCACCACCGACACCCGCATCAAAACCGCTGCCACCTCCGCCGACGCGATCAACCGAAAACTCGGACTGACCATCGACAGCGACCGCTTCACCCTCGCAGGAATCGTCAAAGGCTCCGCCATGGTCGCCCCCAACATGGCCACGATGCTGGGTTTCCTGATGACTGACGCCGCCATCGATCCCAAGCTCCTACAGGCTCTGCTGACCGAAGCCATCGACCAGACCTTCAATCGCATCTCCGTCGATTCCGACACCTCCACCTCCGACATGGTCCTGATCCTCGCCAACGGTGCCTCAGGTATGGACACCATCCGCAACAGAGCCTCCACCGGCTACACCGAGTTCCGCGAGGCCCTCATCAGCACCTGCAACTCACTCTGCCATCAGATGCTCTGGGATGCCGAAGGCGTCACCCGCGTCTTCCAAGTCATCATCGAAGGAGCCAAGTCCACCGCAGAAGCCGACCTCATTGGCCGCACCATCGTTGATTCACCCCTTGTCAAAGCCGCTGTCCATGGCGGAGACGCCAACTGGGGGCGGCTCGCCATGGCCATCGGCAAGTCCGGCGCAGCCATCAAACAAGAGCAGGTTTCCATCACCATCGTCGCGCCCAGTGGGCCCATCAATCTTCTCACCAACGGTCAGCCCAACGAACTCAATGCAGCCCAACGCAAACGCATCGACAAGCTCATGCTCAAGCCCGAAATCACGTTCCACATCAGCCTCACGCGCGGAAAAGCCTCCGCCACCTGGCGCGGGACCGACCTCTCCGCTGAATACGTGCGCCTCAACGCCGACTACACCACATGA
- a CDS encoding hydantoinase/oxoprolinase family protein, with translation MTTPPKPPFRIGVDTGGTFTDLILTDQHGTIRATHKLLSTPDDPARAVLEGIRALLASLEQSVEALSGVVHGSTVATNALLEGNTARATLVTTQGFEDLLLIARQNRPALYDLVPQKPSPVITRDLTLGVSQRTACDGQTITPLKPEAAAELIDQLRQLKPEAIAISLLHSYANPDDERSLADAINTAFNHTIHLTVSHQLLPELREYERTATCAINAAVAPRMNGYVKRLAETLGDDRLTIMASHAGTLSVDEVADQPVRTILSGPAGGALGALAVAKALDHPRIITFDMGGTSTDVALLDTAVTLTTEGTAADMPVRLPMVDLHTVGAGGGSIAWIDPGGALRVGPKSCGADPGPACYGRQPRDNPQPSVTDAHAVLGNLHPDTRLAGSMPLDLDAANHAVDHLAKQLKLTRQQTAEGILTIAESTMARAIRKVSLERGHDPREYAMVSFGGAGGLHACRLAQALGITTIIAPAHAGLLSAVGMLTAPRSLTFSTSIIHRLSNHETSTARQPNQWPASLFPQAFDHLNTLASAWFSKHRIPENQQQTRIQVDLRYTGQSFEITTDIHQDDPVAIFEREHTRLYGYTPDDRPIEVVTLRLLATTEDHPLIFPPSDPHTPNTELIGPATLRDRSSTLLIRQGWKATTTPEGHTLLQPAGALA, from the coding sequence ATGACCACTCCACCCAAGCCCCCCTTCCGCATCGGCGTCGACACGGGCGGGACCTTCACCGACCTCATCCTCACCGACCAACACGGCACCATCCGTGCCACCCACAAACTCCTCTCCACACCCGATGACCCCGCCCGCGCCGTCCTCGAAGGCATCCGCGCCCTGCTCGCCAGCCTCGAACAATCGGTTGAGGCGCTGAGTGGCGTCGTACACGGCTCCACTGTCGCGACCAACGCCCTGCTCGAAGGCAACACCGCCCGCGCCACCCTGGTCACCACCCAAGGCTTCGAAGACCTCCTGCTCATCGCCCGCCAGAACCGCCCCGCCCTCTACGACCTGGTCCCGCAAAAACCAAGCCCTGTCATCACCCGCGACCTCACCCTTGGCGTATCCCAGCGCACCGCCTGCGACGGCCAGACCATCACACCCCTCAAACCCGAAGCCGCTGCCGAACTGATCGACCAACTCCGCCAGCTCAAACCCGAAGCCATCGCCATCAGCCTCCTGCACAGCTATGCCAACCCGGATGACGAACGCTCCCTCGCCGACGCCATCAACACCGCTTTCAACCACACCATCCACCTCACCGTCTCCCACCAACTGCTACCCGAACTCCGCGAGTACGAGCGCACCGCCACCTGCGCCATCAACGCCGCCGTCGCCCCGCGCATGAACGGCTACGTCAAACGACTCGCCGAAACCCTTGGCGACGACCGCCTCACCATCATGGCCTCTCACGCCGGAACCCTCTCAGTTGACGAAGTCGCCGACCAGCCCGTCCGCACCATCCTCTCCGGCCCCGCAGGCGGAGCCCTCGGTGCCCTCGCCGTTGCCAAGGCCCTCGACCATCCGCGCATCATCACCTTCGACATGGGCGGAACCTCCACCGACGTCGCCCTCCTCGACACCGCCGTCACCCTCACCACCGAAGGCACCGCCGCCGACATGCCCGTCCGACTCCCCATGGTCGACCTCCACACCGTCGGCGCGGGAGGCGGGTCCATCGCATGGATCGACCCCGGCGGAGCCCTCCGCGTCGGACCCAAATCCTGCGGCGCCGACCCCGGCCCCGCCTGCTACGGCCGCCAGCCCCGCGACAACCCCCAACCCTCCGTCACCGACGCCCACGCCGTCCTCGGCAACCTCCACCCCGACACCCGACTCGCAGGCTCCATGCCCCTCGACCTCGATGCCGCCAACCACGCCGTCGATCACCTCGCAAAGCAACTCAAACTCACACGCCAGCAAACCGCCGAAGGCATCCTCACCATCGCCGAGTCCACCATGGCCCGCGCCATCCGCAAGGTCTCCCTCGAACGCGGACACGACCCCCGCGAGTACGCCATGGTCAGCTTCGGCGGCGCAGGCGGACTCCACGCCTGCCGACTCGCCCAGGCCCTCGGCATCACCACCATCATCGCCCCCGCCCACGCCGGACTGCTCTCCGCCGTCGGCATGCTCACCGCACCCCGGAGCCTCACCTTCTCAACTTCGATCATCCACCGCCTCAGCAACCACGAAACATCCACCGCCCGCCAACCCAACCAATGGCCAGCCTCACTCTTCCCCCAAGCCTTCGATCACCTCAACACCCTCGCCTCCGCGTGGTTCAGCAAACACCGAATCCCCGAGAACCAGCAGCAGACCCGCATCCAGGTCGACCTCCGCTACACCGGTCAATCCTTCGAAATCACCACCGACATCCACCAGGACGACCCCGTCGCCATCTTCGAGCGCGAACACACCCGACTCTACGGCTACACCCCCGATGACCGCCCCATCGAAGTCGTCACCCTCCGCCTCCTCGCCACCACCGAGGATCACCCCCTGATCTTCCCGCCTTCGGACCCACACACGCCAAACACCGAACTCATCGGGCCAGCCACCCTCCGCGATCGCTCCTCAACCCTGCTGATCCGCCAAGGATGGAAAGCCACCACCACCCCCGAGGGCCACACCCTCCTCCAACCCGCAGGAGCCCTCGCATGA
- a CDS encoding hydantoinase B/oxoprolinase family protein, protein MTTDFGPIEIEVYKHLLASVAEEMGVRLMRSAYSPNIKERRDYSCALFDSDANLIAQAAHIPVHLGSAAASVQAVINTFPPNNMKPDDRFILNDPYAGGTHLPDITAVAPVILPGDTQPSFYVANRAHHADVGGTRPGSLPLSRSIDEEGVRFGPARFDNDFINSFSAQTRTPDERRGDLFAQAAALQLGIERMASLCNTHGRDRITQAGAALINYTDRVIRTVIANLPDGTYTFEDALDDDVVSGTNSPVWIRLTLTISGETATLDFTQTDDQMAGPLNAVRAITLAACQYALRCLGPADLPDNAGVLEPLNILTRPGSVVDAQHPAAVAGGNVETSQRIVDTLFGALAQATPDSIPAASAGSMTNLTMGGHDPRRGGQAFTYYETIAGGAGAGKGRNGADCVQTHMTNTLNTPAEAFEHAYFVRTDAVAIRNNSGGSGQFTGGNGMIRRYHFLAPTEVTLLAERHRRPPYGLAGGQPGAAGAAHLIHTDGRIEHLGGRFERTFTAGETLEIQTPGGGGWGPAPA, encoded by the coding sequence ATGACCACCGACTTCGGACCCATCGAGATCGAGGTCTACAAACACCTCCTCGCCTCCGTCGCAGAAGAAATGGGCGTCCGCCTCATGCGCTCCGCCTACTCACCCAACATCAAAGAGCGCCGCGACTACTCCTGCGCCCTCTTCGACAGCGACGCCAATCTCATCGCTCAGGCCGCCCACATCCCCGTTCACCTCGGATCCGCCGCCGCCTCAGTACAGGCTGTGATCAACACCTTCCCGCCCAACAACATGAAGCCCGATGACCGCTTCATCCTTAACGACCCTTACGCTGGCGGGACCCACCTCCCCGACATCACCGCTGTCGCCCCGGTCATCCTCCCCGGCGACACCCAACCCTCCTTTTACGTCGCCAACCGCGCCCACCACGCCGACGTAGGCGGAACACGCCCCGGCTCCCTCCCGCTCTCCCGATCCATCGACGAGGAAGGCGTCCGCTTCGGACCCGCACGCTTCGACAACGATTTCATCAACAGTTTCTCCGCCCAGACCCGCACCCCCGACGAACGCCGCGGCGACCTGTTCGCCCAAGCCGCCGCCCTCCAACTCGGCATCGAACGCATGGCAAGCCTCTGCAACACCCATGGCCGCGACCGCATCACCCAGGCTGGCGCAGCCCTTATCAACTACACCGATCGCGTCATCCGCACCGTCATCGCCAACCTCCCCGATGGCACCTACACCTTCGAGGACGCCCTCGATGACGATGTCGTCTCAGGCACTAACTCGCCCGTCTGGATCCGCCTGACCCTCACGATCTCCGGCGAAACAGCAACACTCGACTTCACCCAAACCGACGACCAGATGGCTGGCCCGCTCAACGCTGTGCGCGCGATCACCCTCGCCGCATGCCAGTACGCCTTGAGATGCCTCGGCCCTGCCGACCTCCCCGACAACGCCGGCGTCCTCGAACCCCTCAACATCCTCACACGACCCGGCTCAGTGGTCGATGCCCAGCACCCCGCCGCCGTAGCGGGCGGAAACGTCGAAACCTCGCAGCGCATCGTCGACACCCTCTTCGGCGCACTCGCCCAGGCCACCCCCGACAGCATCCCCGCCGCCTCCGCTGGCTCGATGACCAACCTCACCATGGGTGGACACGACCCCCGCCGCGGCGGTCAAGCCTTCACCTACTACGAAACCATCGCAGGCGGAGCCGGTGCCGGAAAGGGACGAAACGGCGCTGATTGCGTCCAGACCCACATGACCAACACCCTTAACACCCCCGCAGAAGCCTTCGAACACGCCTACTTCGTGCGCACCGACGCCGTGGCCATCCGCAACAACTCCGGCGGGTCCGGACAGTTCACAGGCGGCAACGGGATGATCCGCCGCTACCACTTCCTCGCACCCACCGAAGTCACCCTCCTCGCCGAACGCCACCGCCGTCCACCCTACGGGTTAGCCGGCGGTCAACCGGGGGCCGCAGGAGCCGCACACCTCATCCACACGGACGGCCGGATCGAACACCTAGGCGGGCGATTCGAACGAACCTTCACCGCCGGGGAAACCCTCGAAATCCAAACCCCTGGTGGCGGAGGATGGGGCCCCGCTCCGGCTTAG